One region of Natronolimnobius baerhuensis genomic DNA includes:
- a CDS encoding DUF5814 domain-containing protein, which yields MAITDKIYIKNHQQLSSQLETSIPKGAFKGATLDILFQGEGLEKLDDATQERVLDFSSDFLDCGCDNNPYCGCPERKFIQYLLELRAQGMGPDAIVDVMSDDYLVYAYPGDVLSFLDNGVRTLEAAEGLAGVDGADEKQDEIRQTKQNLAR from the coding sequence GTGGCCATCACCGATAAGATCTACATCAAGAACCACCAGCAGCTGAGTTCCCAACTCGAGACCTCGATTCCGAAAGGCGCGTTCAAAGGCGCGACGCTGGATATCCTCTTTCAGGGCGAAGGCCTCGAGAAACTCGATGATGCAACCCAGGAGCGAGTCCTCGACTTCTCGAGTGACTTCCTCGACTGTGGCTGTGACAACAACCCCTACTGTGGCTGCCCAGAACGGAAGTTCATCCAGTATCTCCTCGAGTTGCGCGCACAGGGGATGGGTCCCGACGCAATCGTCGACGTGATGTCCGACGATTACCTGGTGTATGCCTATCCCGGCGACGTGCTCTCGTTTCTCGACAATGGCGTCCGAACGCTCGAGGCGGCAGAAGGGCTGGCGGGTGTCGACGGCGCAGACGAGAAACAGGACGAAATTCGCCAAACAAAACAGAATCTCGCACGCTAA
- a CDS encoding CopG family transcriptional regulator, producing MGNKNKTISFRVSEEAFESLQDIAEERDISLSAVFRDYVDLLVDHDGQVTVVPDDELTGGTIEPDGEGEEIAFPPSVEVPKSFIREHERLELEADHLREQLDEYKSYVTELQDRLEDEQDEILLLDDLDEEDESYHLR from the coding sequence ATGGGCAACAAGAACAAGACGATCTCGTTTCGCGTCAGCGAGGAGGCCTTCGAGTCGCTGCAGGACATCGCCGAGGAGCGCGATATCTCGCTCTCTGCGGTGTTTCGAGACTACGTCGACCTGCTCGTCGACCACGACGGCCAGGTAACCGTCGTTCCCGACGACGAACTCACTGGCGGGACCATCGAACCCGACGGCGAGGGCGAAGAAATCGCGTTTCCGCCATCGGTGGAAGTCCCGAAGAGTTTCATCCGCGAACACGAACGCCTCGAACTCGAGGCCGACCACCTCCGTGAACAGTTAGACGAGTACAAATCCTACGTCACCGAGTTACAGGACCGACTCGAGGACGAACAGGACGAAATCCTGTTGCTCGATGATTTAGACGAAGAAGACGAATCCTACCACCTGCGGTAA
- a CDS encoding NUDIX hydrolase: METTRHFTTTVYIVNNGATALHEHERLGITIPPGGHIDRDELPHEAALREVKEETGLEPTLLAEPEAVDSPAGRALPEPHHHMLYDVNVHDGQVGHQHIDLIYYATVSSRDLAPADGEAGVDAWAWYSRADLRDSELDSDVVSFGCEAIQAASEQ; this comes from the coding sequence ATGGAGACGACGCGTCACTTCACGACGACGGTCTACATCGTCAACAACGGCGCAACGGCGCTACACGAACACGAACGATTGGGGATTACGATTCCGCCTGGTGGCCACATCGACCGCGACGAACTCCCTCACGAAGCCGCTCTTCGAGAAGTCAAAGAGGAAACTGGCCTCGAGCCCACGTTGCTTGCTGAACCTGAGGCGGTCGACTCGCCGGCCGGCCGAGCGCTCCCGGAGCCACACCACCACATGTTGTACGACGTCAACGTCCACGACGGACAGGTTGGCCACCAGCACATTGATCTCATCTACTACGCGACCGTCTCGAGCCGTGATCTTGCCCCTGCGGACGGCGAGGCCGGTGTCGATGCGTGGGCGTGGTACTCGCGGGCCGATCTCCGTGACAGTGAGCTTGATAGTGATGTTGTGTCGTTCGGCTGTGAGGCGATTCAAGCTGCGAGCGAGCAGTGA
- the ddh gene encoding D-2-hydroxyacid dehydrogenase produces MQFDLERIGVHESVEQVFPPAELRDELADCPATVDVVGDDEIAACDAVITLEHREAFLEVDWVHSIQAGVDRFPLEAFDEHDVVLTNSTGIHDRSVGETVAGYLLAFARRLHTHVAAQQECRGGRPAWDEAFTLPGTTACVVGTGTLGGGVAEVLGALGVRITGVRRSADSLPGFEEMYATEDVLDAVADAEFVIVTLPLTDETNHLIAADVFDAMDEDAYFVNVGRGQVVDEPALVDALESGAIAGAALDVFEDEPLPKESPLWTMDEVIVTPHCAAFTEDYFHDIGELVRENVGRLESGDAFHNRVV; encoded by the coding sequence ATGCAGTTCGATCTCGAGCGAATCGGTGTTCACGAGTCGGTCGAACAGGTGTTTCCACCTGCGGAGTTGCGCGACGAACTCGCAGACTGTCCGGCGACGGTCGACGTGGTCGGTGACGACGAAATCGCCGCCTGCGACGCCGTCATCACGCTCGAGCACCGGGAAGCGTTTCTCGAGGTCGACTGGGTGCACTCGATTCAAGCTGGCGTCGACCGCTTTCCGCTCGAGGCGTTCGACGAGCACGACGTTGTGCTCACCAATAGCACGGGAATCCACGACCGCTCGGTCGGCGAGACGGTCGCGGGCTACCTGCTCGCGTTTGCGCGTCGGCTCCATACACACGTCGCCGCCCAGCAGGAGTGTCGCGGGGGTCGTCCGGCATGGGACGAGGCGTTTACCCTGCCCGGAACGACCGCCTGCGTCGTCGGCACCGGCACGCTCGGCGGCGGCGTCGCCGAGGTACTCGGCGCGCTCGGCGTTCGAATCACTGGCGTTCGGCGCTCTGCCGACTCGCTTCCCGGCTTCGAGGAAATGTACGCGACCGAGGACGTACTCGACGCCGTCGCCGACGCCGAGTTTGTGATCGTGACGCTGCCACTTACCGACGAAACCAACCACCTGATTGCTGCCGACGTGTTCGACGCGATGGACGAGGACGCCTACTTCGTCAATGTCGGCCGCGGGCAGGTCGTCGACGAACCGGCATTGGTCGACGCCCTCGAGTCCGGAGCCATCGCGGGCGCAGCACTCGACGTGTTCGAGGATGAACCACTTCCCAAGGAGTCGCCGCTGTGGACAATGGACGAGGTGATTGTCACGCCCCACTGTGCCGCGTTTACAGAGGATTACTTCCACGATATCGGAGAACTCGTCCGGGAAAACGTCGGTCGACTCGAGTCCGGCGACGCCTTCCACAATCGGGTGGTGTAA
- a CDS encoding polysaccharide deacetylase family protein produces MKRRSYLTTSAITVTAFAGCTGGDSAQRSQDDATVDDDDRDDADGGEDSVDEGDSDDDERADDGPGILGTFDDFEDLGQWDAVVGELEADTERAFEGTQSARLRSSDDDEQVMIRRELAEPIDVRGAAPALALAADDMANPVIHLRDESGDTLQYKQHVRDYYPFIRRNFGHTAISGDPDLSAITEIAVSDWSGDQGRDVWIDDLHFVPRITEGRVLLQFQGGFETDYTLAYPILEEYGLEASTFVATDRIRPTESAEGDRLTEAQLAELVDAGWSLGTVGARHQHLRDVDSDRLESDILSPLEWFDERGYDDARYFAFPGGQFDQEMLDIVGDHYDLGFSGRHRAQAYATSPLTITRISGGVDRRNLTAEQMIDAIDWTATHGGLTTITIYEMDDEDADALEETAAHLSDLVDAGEIELITPAEIADGFVYRERE; encoded by the coding sequence ATGAAACGGCGCTCCTATCTCACGACGTCAGCAATCACTGTAACCGCGTTCGCAGGCTGTACCGGCGGCGACTCAGCACAGCGCAGCCAGGACGACGCGACCGTCGATGACGACGACCGAGACGATGCCGACGGCGGCGAGGATTCCGTCGACGAAGGTGACTCCGATGACGACGAGCGTGCGGACGACGGGCCGGGGATACTGGGCACCTTCGACGACTTCGAGGATCTCGGACAGTGGGACGCGGTCGTCGGCGAACTCGAGGCGGACACCGAGCGCGCGTTCGAGGGCACGCAGTCGGCCCGTCTCCGGTCGTCTGACGACGACGAGCAGGTCATGATCAGACGGGAACTCGCGGAGCCAATCGACGTCCGCGGGGCCGCCCCCGCGCTCGCGCTCGCGGCCGACGACATGGCGAATCCGGTGATCCACCTCCGAGACGAGAGTGGGGACACCCTCCAGTACAAACAGCACGTTCGCGACTACTACCCGTTCATTAGGCGGAACTTCGGACACACGGCGATCAGCGGCGATCCGGACCTGAGTGCGATTACCGAAATCGCCGTGTCCGACTGGAGCGGCGACCAGGGGCGCGACGTCTGGATCGACGACCTCCACTTCGTCCCCCGCATCACTGAGGGCCGCGTACTGCTCCAGTTCCAAGGCGGATTCGAGACGGACTACACGCTCGCGTATCCGATTCTCGAGGAGTACGGCCTCGAGGCGTCGACGTTCGTCGCCACCGACAGGATCCGACCGACCGAATCGGCCGAGGGTGATCGACTGACCGAAGCGCAACTCGCCGAACTCGTCGACGCCGGCTGGTCGCTCGGCACCGTCGGCGCCCGCCATCAGCACCTGCGCGATGTCGACTCGGACCGACTCGAGTCGGACATTCTCTCGCCCCTCGAGTGGTTCGACGAGCGCGGCTACGACGACGCGCGATACTTCGCGTTCCCCGGCGGCCAGTTCGACCAGGAGATGCTCGACATCGTCGGCGACCACTACGACCTCGGCTTCTCGGGTCGCCACCGGGCCCAGGCGTACGCGACCAGCCCGCTCACTATCACGCGCATCTCGGGCGGCGTCGACCGGCGGAACCTCACCGCCGAGCAGATGATCGATGCAATCGATTGGACGGCGACTCACGGCGGGCTCACGACGATCACCATCTACGAGATGGACGACGAGGACGCCGACGCGCTCGAGGAAACGGCTGCACACCTCTCGGACCTCGTCGACGCGGGCGAGATCGAACTGATCACACCAGCTGAAATCGCGGACGGGTTCGTCTATCGAGAGCGTGAGTAG
- a CDS encoding NUDIX domain-containing protein, protein MSDAHDSAAEGDETHVVTAFCRHRGEVLLLRRSDAVGTYQGLWGGASGFAEGDPGEQVRVEISEETGLEDDALSLVRSGRPVQFEDETLEESREWVVHPYLFDVTVDDPEIELSDEHDEFEWVSPTAALEGVDPDIPVVPELWTAYERVAPTVRSITADDDHGAAYLSIRALEVLRDRAGLLVAEREESETTESPRNGDRGTRESSVDSDGEREELAELASRLLEARPSMAVLRNRVNRVLAEALESDDEDADDIDAGAPAVLEAAHTGIERALAADDDAAATASELIDGSVLTLSRSGTVFEALRQGEPSRVFVAESRPAREGVAVAEELAADEGLECPVSVHTDAAVAHVLATESVDRVVVGADTIRADGAVVNKTGTRAAAIAAAREGIPVTVVAATDKVSTREELNLESGDRLAVYDGDAAIDVLNPTFDVTPADCVSAFATERGALEADEINSIVEELRGLEES, encoded by the coding sequence ATGAGCGATGCGCACGATTCAGCGGCCGAGGGCGACGAAACGCACGTCGTCACCGCGTTTTGCCGCCACCGCGGGGAGGTACTGCTCTTGCGTCGCAGCGACGCCGTCGGCACCTATCAGGGGCTGTGGGGCGGCGCCTCAGGCTTCGCCGAAGGCGATCCCGGCGAACAGGTTCGCGTCGAGATCAGCGAGGAGACTGGCCTCGAGGACGACGCACTCTCACTCGTCCGCTCCGGGCGGCCGGTCCAATTCGAAGACGAGACGCTCGAGGAAAGCCGCGAGTGGGTGGTTCATCCGTACCTGTTCGATGTCACTGTCGACGACCCCGAAATCGAACTGAGCGACGAGCACGACGAGTTCGAGTGGGTGTCGCCGACGGCGGCGCTCGAGGGCGTTGACCCCGATATTCCGGTCGTCCCCGAACTCTGGACGGCCTACGAGCGCGTCGCGCCGACCGTGCGCTCGATCACCGCAGATGACGATCACGGTGCGGCTTATCTCTCGATTCGCGCACTCGAGGTGCTGCGCGACCGCGCTGGTTTGCTGGTCGCAGAGCGAGAAGAGAGCGAGACGACGGAGTCGCCTCGGAACGGCGACCGGGGGACTCGTGAGTCCAGCGTTGATTCCGACGGCGAACGCGAAGAACTCGCGGAACTCGCGAGCAGATTGCTCGAGGCCCGGCCCTCGATGGCCGTGCTTCGAAACCGGGTGAATCGGGTGCTGGCCGAGGCGTTGGAAAGCGACGACGAGGATGCTGACGATATCGACGCTGGCGCGCCCGCCGTCCTCGAGGCAGCCCACACCGGAATCGAGCGCGCGCTCGCGGCCGACGACGACGCGGCGGCGACGGCGAGCGAGTTAATCGACGGGTCGGTACTGACGCTCTCGCGCTCGGGCACCGTCTTCGAGGCGTTGCGTCAGGGCGAGCCGTCGCGGGTGTTCGTCGCCGAATCCCGGCCGGCACGGGAGGGCGTCGCCGTCGCGGAGGAACTGGCCGCAGACGAGGGACTCGAGTGTCCGGTTTCGGTTCACACCGACGCAGCCGTGGCTCACGTCCTCGCGACCGAGTCCGTCGACCGCGTCGTGGTCGGCGCGGACACCATCCGCGCGGACGGTGCGGTGGTGAACAAGACGGGGACGCGAGCCGCCGCTATCGCCGCCGCTCGCGAAGGAATTCCGGTGACGGTCGTCGCCGCGACGGACAAGGTCTCGACGCGGGAGGAACTCAACCTCGAGTCCGGCGACCGGTTGGCGGTGTACGACGGCGACGCCGCTATCGACGTGCTGAATCCGACGTTCGACGTGACGCCGGCCGACTGCGTGAGCGCGTTCGCGACCGAACGCGGCGCGCTCGAGGCCGACGAGATCAATTCAATCGTCGAGGAGTTGCGCGGACTCGAGGAGAGTTAG
- a CDS encoding hydantoinase/oxoprolinase family protein, which produces MTIDTTADDARIGVDVGGTFTDVALSVGDRLVTAKVPTTDPQHRGVLEGIDKACAETDIDPADIAEFAHAMTVSVNALLERDGAKTALITTEGFRDVLEIGRQNRPHLYDLEAEKPEPLVARDRRFELDERTTTDGLERAVDPDAVRDLAELIRERDVESVAVCLLHSYADPANEQAVAEVLREELSVPVSASHEVLAEFREFERTSTTAVDAYVRPAIDDYVGRLVEHAREDGLPAPRIMQANGGIADPETVREHAVTTVLSGPAAGVVGAGATVDADERGAESDDDGPLEGLVTFDMGGTSSDVSLVRDGRAERATDAEIDGLPIRTPMVDVNTVGAGGGSIAWVDAGGALRVGPRSAGADPGPVCYGNGGTEPTVTDANVVLGYIGPETALGGEMTLDIDAAREALERLAAEADLDGPLEAARGVYRVANATMTRTIRAVTVERGHDPREFALVGFGGAGPMHAAALADSLEIGRVVVPRPGGVLSAFGLLAADESYDAVRTVGSTLDDAESEALEVVYDDLVADVLADASDPDAARVERGADCRYAGQSFELSVDVDESLDLETVAERFHAAHERAYGYALEETIEIVNLRATATVPGSDPAIHHDGAGDARVGTREAYFPETGDEPRETAVYDRDRLEAGATLEGPAILEQAESTTVVPPSWAGELLANGTLVLTRADERDEMEVSDR; this is translated from the coding sequence ATGACCATCGATACCACCGCCGACGACGCCCGAATCGGCGTCGATGTTGGCGGCACGTTCACCGACGTGGCGCTCTCCGTTGGCGACCGACTCGTCACCGCGAAAGTGCCGACGACCGATCCCCAGCACCGCGGCGTCCTCGAGGGGATCGATAAAGCCTGCGCCGAGACCGATATCGATCCTGCCGACATCGCCGAGTTCGCCCACGCGATGACCGTCTCGGTCAACGCCCTGCTCGAGCGCGACGGCGCGAAGACTGCACTCATCACGACCGAGGGATTTCGAGACGTCCTCGAGATCGGCCGGCAGAACCGGCCGCATCTGTACGATCTCGAGGCCGAGAAACCCGAACCGCTCGTGGCCCGTGACCGACGGTTCGAACTCGACGAGCGGACGACGACCGACGGCCTCGAGCGCGCGGTCGATCCGGACGCGGTCCGCGACCTCGCCGAACTTATCCGCGAGCGCGATGTCGAGTCCGTTGCTGTCTGTCTGCTGCACTCCTACGCTGATCCGGCGAACGAACAGGCCGTCGCCGAGGTTCTTCGCGAAGAGCTTTCAGTTCCAGTGTCGGCCTCCCACGAGGTGCTCGCGGAGTTTCGCGAGTTCGAGCGCACGTCGACGACGGCGGTCGACGCCTACGTGCGACCGGCAATCGACGACTACGTCGGCCGGCTGGTCGAGCACGCACGCGAGGACGGACTGCCAGCCCCGCGAATTATGCAGGCAAACGGCGGCATCGCGGACCCCGAAACCGTCCGCGAACACGCCGTGACGACAGTTCTCTCCGGCCCCGCAGCAGGCGTCGTGGGTGCAGGAGCAACAGTCGACGCGGACGAGCGGGGTGCGGAGAGTGACGACGATGGCCCGCTCGAGGGGCTGGTCACCTTCGATATGGGCGGCACCTCGAGCGACGTGAGCCTCGTCCGCGACGGACGGGCCGAACGGGCCACGGACGCCGAAATCGACGGCCTCCCGATCCGAACGCCGATGGTCGACGTGAACACCGTCGGCGCGGGCGGCGGCTCGATTGCCTGGGTCGACGCCGGCGGCGCGCTCCGGGTCGGCCCCCGCTCTGCCGGTGCCGATCCGGGGCCGGTCTGCTACGGCAACGGCGGCACCGAGCCGACAGTCACCGACGCGAACGTCGTGCTGGGCTACATCGGCCCCGAAACCGCGCTGGGCGGTGAGATGACCCTCGACATCGACGCTGCCCGCGAGGCCCTCGAGCGACTCGCAGCCGAGGCCGACTTAGACGGCCCGCTCGAGGCCGCTCGCGGCGTCTACCGGGTTGCGAACGCGACGATGACACGAACGATCCGCGCGGTGACGGTCGAGCGCGGGCACGACCCGCGCGAGTTCGCGCTGGTGGGCTTCGGCGGCGCGGGGCCGATGCACGCCGCAGCGCTGGCCGATTCCCTCGAGATCGGGCGCGTCGTCGTCCCGCGACCGGGTGGCGTGCTCTCGGCGTTCGGCTTGCTGGCGGCCGACGAGAGCTACGACGCCGTCCGGACGGTTGGTTCAACACTGGATGATGCAGAGTCAGAGGCACTCGAGGTCGTCTACGACGACCTCGTTGCGGACGTGCTCGCGGACGCCTCAGACCCTGACGCCGCACGGGTCGAACGCGGCGCGGACTGTCGGTATGCGGGCCAGAGCTTCGAACTGTCCGTCGACGTCGACGAGTCGCTCGACCTCGAGACCGTCGCTGAGCGCTTCCACGCGGCCCACGAACGCGCCTACGGCTACGCGCTCGAGGAGACAATCGAGATCGTCAACCTGCGCGCGACGGCGACCGTCCCGGGCTCGGATCCAGCGATCCACCACGACGGCGCGGGCGACGCACGCGTCGGAACGCGCGAGGCGTACTTCCCGGAAACCGGCGATGAACCCCGAGAAACCGCCGTCTACGACCGTGATCGACTCGAGGCGGGAGCGACGCTCGAGGGGCCGGCGATCCTCGAGCAGGCCGAGAGCACGACCGTCGTTCCGCCGTCGTGGGCGGGCGAACTGCTGGCTAACGGGACGCTCGTGTTGACGCGTGCGGACGAGCGGGACGAGATGGAGGTGAGTGACCGATGA
- a CDS encoding hydantoinase B/oxoprolinase family protein has protein sequence MTEHSAIDPVTLEVLRNQLESVAEEMGQTLIRGAYSPNIKERRDCSTALFDAEGRMIAQAEHIPVHLGAMPAAVDAVLECDPEPGDVFVLNDPFAGGTHLPDVTMVSPLAVGTAGRANECDEDGENSAEIVGYAVSRAHHADVGGMTPGSMPAGAQEIYQEGLRIPPTRLVAGGETRADVRSLILANVRNPRERRADLRAQQAANERASERLESLFAEHGRDTVLEGFSAVIDYSRERIESELEALPDGTYRATDVLEGDGVTDEDIEICATVTVDGATLEVDFAGTADQLAGNCNAPLSVAQSAVYFVVRCLTDPEIPPNEGCYDPVSVHAPEGSLLNPEPPAAVVGGNVETSQRVTDVVFAALAQAAPDRVPAQGQGTMNNLTIGGRDGSFTYYETIGGGFGARSDRDGMDGVQVGMTNTLNTPVESLEAEYPLRVERYALREGSGGRGRHRGGMGIERSVTLESDATVSLLTERRRHAPKGVDGGENGAVGENLIDGETVPAKTTLDVEAGTTVTVRTPGGGGHGDPEKSQ, from the coding sequence ATGACTGAGCACTCCGCAATCGATCCGGTGACGCTCGAGGTCCTGCGAAATCAACTCGAAAGCGTCGCTGAGGAGATGGGACAGACGCTCATCCGCGGAGCGTACTCGCCGAACATCAAGGAACGCCGGGACTGCTCGACAGCGCTGTTCGACGCGGAGGGCCGGATGATCGCCCAGGCCGAACACATTCCGGTGCATCTGGGCGCGATGCCCGCAGCCGTCGACGCGGTCCTCGAGTGCGACCCCGAGCCGGGCGACGTGTTCGTGCTCAACGACCCCTTCGCGGGCGGGACGCATCTGCCGGACGTGACGATGGTCTCGCCGCTCGCCGTTGGTACGGCCGGACGAGCGAACGAGTGCGACGAGGACGGCGAGAACAGCGCAGAAATCGTCGGCTACGCCGTCTCCCGCGCCCACCACGCAGACGTTGGCGGGATGACCCCCGGAAGCATGCCTGCTGGCGCGCAAGAAATCTATCAAGAGGGACTCCGGATACCGCCCACACGGCTCGTCGCAGGCGGCGAGACGCGCGCGGACGTACGCTCGCTGATCCTCGCGAACGTCCGCAATCCGCGCGAGCGACGGGCGGACCTGCGGGCACAGCAAGCCGCAAACGAACGCGCGTCGGAGCGCCTCGAGAGCTTGTTCGCCGAACACGGCCGCGACACCGTCCTCGAGGGCTTTTCCGCCGTCATCGACTACTCGCGCGAGCGAATCGAGTCGGAACTTGAGGCGCTGCCAGACGGCACCTATCGGGCGACCGACGTGCTCGAGGGCGACGGCGTCACCGACGAAGATATCGAGATCTGTGCCACCGTGACGGTCGACGGCGCGACGCTCGAGGTCGATTTCGCGGGCACGGCAGACCAACTCGCGGGCAACTGTAACGCGCCGCTGTCGGTCGCACAGAGTGCAGTCTACTTCGTCGTGCGCTGTCTCACGGACCCCGAAATCCCGCCGAACGAGGGCTGTTACGACCCCGTCAGTGTACACGCGCCCGAGGGTTCCTTGTTGAATCCGGAGCCGCCCGCAGCGGTCGTCGGCGGCAACGTCGAGACCAGCCAGCGCGTGACGGACGTGGTCTTTGCAGCGCTCGCACAGGCCGCACCCGACCGCGTGCCCGCACAGGGCCAGGGAACGATGAATAACCTCACAATCGGCGGCCGCGACGGCTCGTTTACCTACTACGAGACCATCGGCGGCGGCTTCGGTGCCCGATCCGACCGCGACGGCATGGACGGCGTCCAGGTCGGCATGACCAACACCCTGAACACGCCCGTCGAATCCCTCGAGGCGGAGTACCCGCTCCGGGTCGAGCGCTACGCGCTTCGGGAGGGAAGCGGCGGCCGCGGCCGGCACCGGGGTGGGATGGGCATCGAGCGCAGCGTCACCCTCGAGTCGGATGCGACGGTCTCGCTGTTGACCGAGCGCCGCCGTCACGCGCCAAAGGGCGTCGACGGCGGCGAAAACGGTGCAGTCGGCGAGAATCTCATCGACGGGGAGACTGTGCCCGCGAAGACAACGCTTGACGTGGAAGCGGGGACGACCGTCACGGTGCGGACGCCGGGCGGGGGCGGGCACGGCGATCCAGAGAAGTCACAATAA